Proteins from a single region of Thermococcus sp.:
- a CDS encoding ferritin family protein, with the protein MGTALDAFMERASIRETVRRAIKEVSKRPLKEILAYAIKGEIDSTNLYRHLYRNLPEGYPRETFRRFISMEKTHERKVRSIFSSLFPAEEPPDVPFKSWAEVLAEGDFRLRSVGDYLKALEIAMDAEQLSEGVYTMLAEMMEDPMQRHIMEGLARDEREHYEFLKKEYDFYSKIEARKALDELVREIKGR; encoded by the coding sequence ATGGGTACGGCACTTGATGCATTCATGGAGAGGGCGAGTATAAGGGAGACCGTCAGGAGGGCTATTAAAGAGGTGTCAAAAAGACCGCTGAAGGAGATATTAGCGTATGCTATAAAGGGTGAAATCGACTCAACTAACCTGTACCGGCACCTCTACAGGAACCTGCCCGAAGGGTATCCCCGTGAGACCTTCAGGCGGTTTATATCAATGGAGAAAACTCACGAGAGAAAGGTTCGCTCAATATTCAGCTCGCTATTCCCCGCAGAGGAGCCGCCGGATGTTCCGTTTAAGAGCTGGGCGGAGGTTCTGGCGGAGGGCGATTTCAGGCTCAGGAGCGTCGGGGACTACCTGAAGGCACTGGAGATAGCGATGGACGCCGAACAGCTCTCCGAGGGTGTCTACACAATGCTCGCTGAGATGATGGAGGATCCCATGCAGAGGCACATCATGGAGGGGCTTGCGAGAGACGAGAGGGAGCACTACGAATTCCTAAAGAAGGAATACGACTTCTACTCCAAAATTGAGGCCAGAAAAGCCCTTGATGAGCTTGTCAGGGAAATAAAAGGCAGGTGA